The Pantoea trifolii nucleotide sequence AGCCTTCGCCTGGTTGTAGCCAGAAGCGTAACGCCGCTTGCTCAACCTGATCGATGCTAAGAGACAACGGCTGGTTTGGTGGTGCGAACTGCACCGGCTGGAACGGGATCTCCGCAAACAGGAAGGGCGCGTCGAGGCGTGCAAACAGTTGATTAACGCTGTTAACCATCGCTGGCGACGAGCGCCAGTTGGTGTCCAGCGTGTAGTGCGCACTGACTTCGCTGCGCGCGCGGATATAGGTAAAAATATCCGCGCCACGAAACGCGTAAATCGCCTGTTTGGGATCGCCAATCAGCAGCAGCGCATGCGCTGGCTGATTGATGTAAAGCGTGCGGAAGATGCGGTATTGCAGCGGATCGGTGTCCTGAAACTCATCTATCAGTGCCACCGGGAAACGCTGGCGAATCGCCTGAGCCAGCTGCTCACCGCTCGGCTGTTGCAGGGCTTCGTCGAGGCGGCTCAGCAAATCATCAAAGCCTAACAGCGCCTGCTGACGTTTCTCTTTGCGCACCGCAGCGCGCACCTCTACCAGCGCGCGCGCAATCACCAGATCGCGCAGCGACAGCGGCTGGGCAAGGAAACTGTCGATGGCGTCAAACAGGGTGTGATGCGGCGGATTGCCCTTTTTGGTCTTCTCTTCAAGCATGCGCTGACCGAAGCGCGCCAGTTCGGCAGGCACCTGATAATCACGCGTTTCGCTCTGCGCCCAGGAGCTGACTTTGTTGACCCAGACCGGCAAATTTTTGCTGCTGTAGCTGCGCTTATCCACATCAGATTGCCCCACCAGCGTCAGCACCTCTTCACCCACCGCCAGCCATTGCGCTTTCATGGCGGCGATACGCGCCAGGTTTTCGCTGTGGCGCGAAGCCAGAGTTTCACTGTCAGCAGGCGGCAGAAGCAGGCTGGGCGATTCGCCCTGCAACCACGGACGCAAAGTGGAAAGCAACTGCTCTGGGCCGCTCCATTCACTGACAATTACCCGCGCAACATCCAGCGTCAGCGGATAGCAGTGACGACGCCAGAAATCGGCGGTCGCCTGGCGCAGCAGCAGCTGTTCATCCTCAATCAGCTGTTGTTCAAACAGCATGCCGGACTCAAAGGCGTTGAGATTCAGCATGCGCTGGCAGAAGCCGTGAATGGTGAAAATGGCGGCTTCATCCATCTGACGTTCGGCGGCCAGCAGCAGCGAGGCGGCATCGGCGGGTTGCGGGATCTCTTGCAGCAGCTGCATCAGCATCGGATTGCTGCTAATGCCGCGCAGGCAGGCTAACCGCAGCTCGTGGATGTTGGCGCGAATACGCCCGCGCAGTTCAGCGGTAGCGGCCTCGGTAAAGGTCACCACCAGAATCTCTTCGACCGACAGCGGACGCGAATAAGCATGTTGTCCGCCCAATCCCAGCAGCAGCCGCAGATAGAGCAGCCCGATGGTAAAGGTTTTACCGGTCCCTGCGGAGGCCTCAATCAGACGCTCACCGCGCAGCGGCAGCGTCAGAGGATTGAGCGATTCAGGTAGCAGACTCATTGCGCGTCACTCTTCACGGGCAAGGATTGCTGCAGTTTCTGGACCTCATCCCATGTGGTCCAGCCCGGCAGCTGTGCGTAGTCATCTTTGGTCGCGCCATCATGGCTGCCGCCAATCTGAGAAATCATCGCCATGCCTGTTTGTGCTAATACCGCCTGATGGAAGAAGTCGGCCAGACCAGCTGGTGTTAGCTGCTGGATTTGCTCAATCGCTTTTTCACGCGTATCGAAAGCAAAGTTCTGACGTTTAAAGTCACGGTTAAAGCGGTTCGCCTCTTCATCCAGCGTTTGCGGGCGCTGCTTCATATCGTTAATTAGCGCCTGCTGATACTGGGCAAAATCTTCCGCTTTCATGCTGCGCAGACGCTGTTCCGCCTGCGGATAAAACGCCTGGAAGCGTTGCAGTAAAAACGTCGGCTGCTTGCTGTTACTTTGCAGCAGGAAACCGATGCCCCATTGGCGACCAATCGGCATCTGATACGCAAACACCGCGTAGCCGAGCTGCTCTTCGGTACGCAACTGGTTGTAGAACCAGGGTTGGACGATCTGGCTCAGCATGGTGCTGTTGGCCATGCTTTGATATTCGCTGAAGCCCAACGGCACATACAGCGCGGCCAGCGCCGAATCGGTGCTACTGCCGGCTTTTTGCAGGTTGGCCTTGATCGCTTTATCCACCGACACATAATCACTGTGCCAGTAGCCGTGACCATCGCTCTGCAACTGCTGCTGCAGCTCATCGCCGAGCTGTTTCACGCGATCGGCAGAGAGATTGCCCACCACCATCATTTCCGGCGTTGCATGATGAATCAGCGCATCGCGGTAATCGGTGACCTCTTTCAGCGTGATGTCCTTCACCAGTTTGCGGCGCGTTTCACGCTGGGTGTAAGGCAGCTGCGACAACATCTGCATCGGCTGAATCGCCTGTTCAAACGCTTTGCCCTTCTCTGCCGCCTCCAGTCGATCCAGATACCAGGATTTGGCCTGCTCCAGCTGCTGCTGATCCGGCGTAAAGGTGGCGTAACCTTCCACCAGCTTCTTTAGCAATTCCGGAAGACGTTGGGTAAAACCGCTGGCGCTAAACACGATGCCATCATCTTCCCCGGTGGAGAAACTGATGCCGCCAATCGAGGCTTGCGAATTCAGTTCATCCAGCGCCAGGCTAGAGAGATAGTCATTCAAGCCAAACAGCACCTGCTGGCGCGCATCGCTAATCGCGGATTTGTTACGCAGCGCCAGGGTGATAGCGGCTTTCGGTTCGCTGGCAAACAGCTGACTTGGCATCCAGTAAATACGCATGCTGTCGCCATTGGTCAGTGCGACCGGATGATCGTAGGTTTTGCCATCGGCAGGAATGATGGAAAAATCCGACGGAATGTAGGGATTCAGCGTGGGCATCGACAGCTGGAGCTGTGCGGCGCGTTGCTGCCAGTCGCTGAACTGGGCCTCGCTGATTTTGTCCACCTGATAGGGCGCATTCACAAAGTAGGCCTCTTTGTTATGCGGCTCCTGCGGGCTGATGTACCAGATACGCGCGTTCTGCGGCGTCATCTCATCGAGACGCGTTTTGATTGCGGCGGGATCGAACTGATCGGCCAGATACGGCGCATCCAGCGTGTGTTCAACCGGCACCCGCAGCATGGTATCCACCAGCCACTCAATGTAATCCATATCGCGGGTAATCGATGGATAACGGAAATCCAGCGCCAGCACGTGGGAGACTTCATCGAAGTACGCTTTACTGATGCCTTTGCTGCGCAGCATATCGAGGTAATTAAACACCGCAGCGACCACTTCATCGCGCTGCGCAAGACCTTTGTCGGTTAACGAAACGCTGATAGCGAAGACGCCGCTATTGCGCTCGGTCATTGGGTCAGCACCGGCGCTGACGCCATCCGCCAGCCCCTGTTTTTGCAGCCAGTCGTTGAGGGTGTTTTTACTGCGATTGCTGAGAATGTAGCTGATCAGCGTATCGGTTTTACTGCGGAACTGGCCGCTGTTGTTCGGGATACGGAACTCAATTTTTAACTGCTTGCGCGGCTGCGCGGGCACGTAATGGATAATGATGCCCTTCTGCGCGTCGGTCACCACCGGCACGTCAATCTCTGGCACGGTGGTCTGATGATTAGCCACACGACCAAAGGTTTTTGCCGCAATGTCGGCCATCTCGGGTAGCGGTTTGTTGCTGTAGATCACCGCCTTCATCAGATTGGCGGAATAATGGCTGTGATAAAAGTCGGTCAGCGCCTGATGCAATTTGCTGTCCGGCTTGTCGCTCAACGTATCGAGGTTGCCGCCGGAATAGCGCGAGCCCGGATGCGCGGGATTGAGGGTTTCTGCGCCCACCTGCGCCATGCGCAAGCCATCGCGTGAGCGAGCCATGGTCAGTTCTGCGTTGACCGCATGGCGCTCACGGTCGGCATTAACCGGATCGAGCAACGGTTCAGCAATCGCATCAGCCAGACGATCGACTGCTGGCTGCAGCGCACTGTTTTCCACTTCCAGATAGAACGCCGTGCGATACGACGCGGTGCTGGCATTGTGGCTGCCGCCATTCTTTTTCAGGAATTCGGCGAGATTATCAGGCTGCGGATAACGCTTTGATCCCATCAACACCATGTGTTCGAGATAGTGCGCCAAACCCAGTTGCTGATTAGGATCGTCCAGCGAACCAATCGGTAAGGTCAGCGCCGCCAGTGATTTAGGCGCTTCGGCATCCGAGACCAGCAGCACGGTCATGCCGTTGTTTAATGTAATCGCCTGGTAACTGCGTGGATCGTGATCGCTTTTACGAATGGTGTCATTGATGGGTTGCCAGCCGCGATCGGTATCGGCAAAGGCATTCAGCGCTAACGTGCTCAGCAGCAGCGCTCCAATCCAGCGTGCGTAAATCCGCATTTAAACCCCTTACGTTACCCTTTTCCGCTTGCTGTGTGCCCAGCGGTGAAATAGACAAACTTTCTTATCGTGTCAGGAACAACCTCAAACGAGGCCGTATTCCCTTGCTATTCATCATTTTGATGCGCCAGGCGCACCGGCAAATACCATTGGCGTGCGGCGGCAGTTATCGCATGCACGGCATCATCATCCAATGAGCGACTCAGGCGCTGCAGAT carries:
- the ptrA gene encoding pitrilysin translates to MRIYARWIGALLLSTLALNAFADTDRGWQPINDTIRKSDHDPRSYQAITLNNGMTVLLVSDAEAPKSLAALTLPIGSLDDPNQQLGLAHYLEHMVLMGSKRYPQPDNLAEFLKKNGGSHNASTASYRTAFYLEVENSALQPAVDRLADAIAEPLLDPVNADRERHAVNAELTMARSRDGLRMAQVGAETLNPAHPGSRYSGGNLDTLSDKPDSKLHQALTDFYHSHYSANLMKAVIYSNKPLPEMADIAAKTFGRVANHQTTVPEIDVPVVTDAQKGIIIHYVPAQPRKQLKIEFRIPNNSGQFRSKTDTLISYILSNRSKNTLNDWLQKQGLADGVSAGADPMTERNSGVFAISVSLTDKGLAQRDEVVAAVFNYLDMLRSKGISKAYFDEVSHVLALDFRYPSITRDMDYIEWLVDTMLRVPVEHTLDAPYLADQFDPAAIKTRLDEMTPQNARIWYISPQEPHNKEAYFVNAPYQVDKISEAQFSDWQQRAAQLQLSMPTLNPYIPSDFSIIPADGKTYDHPVALTNGDSMRIYWMPSQLFASEPKAAITLALRNKSAISDARQQVLFGLNDYLSSLALDELNSQASIGGISFSTGEDDGIVFSASGFTQRLPELLKKLVEGYATFTPDQQQLEQAKSWYLDRLEAAEKGKAFEQAIQPMQMLSQLPYTQRETRRKLVKDITLKEVTDYRDALIHHATPEMMVVGNLSADRVKQLGDELQQQLQSDGHGYWHSDYVSVDKAIKANLQKAGSSTDSALAALYVPLGFSEYQSMANSTMLSQIVQPWFYNQLRTEEQLGYAVFAYQMPIGRQWGIGFLLQSNSKQPTFLLQRFQAFYPQAEQRLRSMKAEDFAQYQQALINDMKQRPQTLDEEANRFNRDFKRQNFAFDTREKAIEQIQQLTPAGLADFFHQAVLAQTGMAMISQIGGSHDGATKDDYAQLPGWTTWDEVQKLQQSLPVKSDAQ